The Macaca nemestrina isolate mMacNem1 chromosome 6, mMacNem.hap1, whole genome shotgun sequence genome window below encodes:
- the LOC105463153 gene encoding zinc finger protein 608 isoform X8: protein MTSPTVDPLFTVPAPPPPISSSLTPQILPSYFSPSSSNIAAPVEQLLVRTRSVGVNTCEVGVVTEPECLGPCEPGTSVNLEGIVWHETEEGVLVVNVTWRNKTYVGTLLDCTKHDWAPPRFCESPTSDLEMRGGRGRGKRARSAAAAPGSEASFTESRGLQNKNRGGANGKGRRGSLNASGRRTPPNCAAEDIKASPSSTNKRKNKPPMELDLNSSSEDNKPGKRVRTNSRSTPTTPQGKPETTFLDQGCSSPVLIDCPHPNCNKKYKHINGLRYHQAHAHLDPENKLEFEPDSEDKISDCEEALSNVALECSEPSTSVSAYDQVKAPASPGAGNPPGTPKGKRELMSNGPGSIIGAKAGKNSGKKKGLNNELNNLPVISNMTAALDSCSAADGSLAAEMPKLEAEGLIDKKSLGDKEKGKKANNCKMDKNLSKLKSARPIAPAPAPTPPQLIAIPTATFTTTTTGTIPGLPSLTTTVVQATPKSPPLKPIQPKPTIMGEPITVNPALVSLKDKKKKEKRKLKDKEGKETGSPKMDAKLGKLEDSKGASKDLPGHFLKDHLNKNEGLANGLSESQESRMASIKAEADKVYTFTDNAPSPSIGSASRMECSTLVNGQAPIAPLHVLTQNGAESSAAKTSSPAYSDISDAADDGGSDSRSEGMRSKASSPSDIISSKDSVVKGHSSTTAQSSQLKESHSPYYHGYDPYYSPSYMHPGQVGAPAAGNSGSTQGMKIKKESEEDAEKKDKAEQLDSKKVDHNSASLQPQHQSVITQRHPALAQSLYYGQYAYGLYMDQKSLMATSPAYRQQYEKYYEDQRLAEQKMAQTGRGDCERKSELPLKELGKEETKQKNMPSATISKAPSTPEPNKNHSKLGPSVPNKTEETGKSQLLSSHQQQLQADSFKAKQMENHQLIKEAVEMKSVMDSMKQTGVDPTSRFKQDPDSRTWHHYVYQPKYLDQQKSEELDREKKLKEDSPRKTPNKESGVPSLPVSLTSIKEEPKEAKRPDSQSMEESKLKNDDRKTPVNWKDSRGTRVAVSSPMSQHQSYIQYLHAYPYPQMYDPSHPAYRAVSPVLMHSYPGAYLSPGFHYPVYGKMSGREETEKVNTSPSINTKTTTESKALDLLQQHANQYRSKSPAPVEKATAEREREAERERDRHSPFGQRHLHTHHHTHVGMGYPLIPGQYDPFQGLTSAALVASQQVAAQASASGMFPGQRRPAHISLS, encoded by the exons GTGTCCTAGTGGTCAATGTCACGTGGAGGAACAAAACGTACGTGGGAACCCTACTGGACTGCACCAAGCACGACTGGGCCCCTCCCAG GTTTTGTGAGTCACCAACAAGTGACCTGGAGATGAGAGGGGGCCGGGGCAGAGGGAAGAGAGCAAGGTCTGCTGCTGCTGCCCCCGGCTCTGAGGCCAGCTTCACAGAGTCCAGAGGGCTGCAGAACAAGAACAGAGGGGGGGCCAATGGGAAAGGGAGGCGGGGCAGCCTCAATGCCAGCGGACGAAGGACACCCCCAAATTGTGCTGCTGAGGACATCAAAGCCAGCCCTTCCTCcaccaacaaaaggaaaaacaagccTCCAATGGAGCTGGACCTGAACTCCAGCTCTGAGGACAATAAGCCTGGGAAGCGTGTCCGCACAAATTCCAGAAGCACTCCCACTACCCCTCAAGGGAAACCAGAGACTACTTTTTTGGACCAAGGCTGCTCTTCTCCAGTGTTAATCGACTGTCCCCACCCGAACTGCAACAAAAAGTACAAGCACATTAATGGCCTGAGGTACCACCAGGCTCATGCACACTTAGACCCAGAAAACAAGCTGGAGTTCGAGCCTGACAGCGAGGACAAGATCTCGGACTGCGAGGAAGCATTGAGTAATGTGGCACTtgaatgcagtgagccaagcacAAGTGTATCTGCTTATGACCAGGTGAAGGCACCGGCATCCCCTGGTGCTGGAAACCCGCCTGGCACcccaaagggaaagagagagctgATGAGCAATGGCCCAGGTTCCATTATTGGTGCTAAAGCTGGGAAGAATTCTGGCAAAAAGAAGGGCCTTAACAATGAACTGAACAACCTTCCAGTGATCTCCAACATGACGGCTGCGTTAGACAGTTGCTCAGCAGCAGACGGCAGTTTGGCTGCTGAGATGCCTAAGCTGGAAGCAGAAGGATTAATTGACAAGAAAAGTTTAGGAGATAAAGAAAAGGGCAAAAAGGCTAACAACTGCAAAATGGACAAAAACCTCTCTAAACTGAAAAGTGCCCGGCCCattgcccctgccccagcccccactcCGCCACAGCTAATCGCTATACCCACTGCAACCTTTACAACCACCACCACTGGGACAATACCCGGACTGCCCTCCCTCACAACAACTGTTGTTCAGGCTACACCAAAGAGTCCTCCGTTAAAACCCATTCAACCAAAGCCCACGATTATGGGAGAGCCCATCACCGTGAACCCAGCTCTGGTGTCactcaaagacaaaaagaaaaaggagaagcgAAAGCtaaaggacaaagaagggaaagagacGGGAAGCCCAAAAATGGATGCCAAGCTGGGGAAACTAGAGGACTCCAAGGGGGCCAGCAAAGATTTACCTGGGCATTTTTTAAAGGATCATCTCAACAAGAATGAAGGGCTGGCAAATGGACTGTCCGAGTCTCAGGAGAGCCGCATGGCCAGTATCAAAGCTGAGGCCGATAAGGTTTACACTTTCACAGACAACGCTCCCAGCCCTTCCATAGGGAGCGCCTCGAGGATGGAATGCAGCACTTTGGTGAACGGGCAGGCACCAATCGCACCTCTGCATGTGTTGACCCAGAATGGGGCAGAGAGTTCAGCTGCAAAGACAAGTAGCCCGGCCTATTCAGACATATCCGATGCTGCTGACGATGGTGGTTCCGACAGCAGGTCAGAGGGCATGAGATCAAAGGCCAGTTCCCCATCAGATATTATTTCTAGTAAGGACAGTGTGGTAAAAGGGCATTCTTCAACTACAGCACAATCATCTCAACTGAAAGAATCCCATTCTCCCTATTACCACGGCTATGATCCTTATTATTCTCCAAGTTACATGCATCCTGGGCAGGTCGGCGCCCCTGCAGCTGGAAATAGTGGGAGCACGCAGGGAATGAAGATCAAGAAGGAGTCTGAGGAAGATGCTGAAAAGAAAGACAAGGCAGAGCAGTTAGATTCTAAGAAAGTGGACCACAATTCTGCATCCTTACAGCCTCAGCACCAATCGGTGATCACACAAAGACATCCTGCCCTGGCTCAGTCACTTTATTATGGCCAGTATGCCTATGGACTCTATATGGACCAGAAGTCTCTGATGGCCACCAGCCCTGCCTATAGACAGCAATATGAGAAGTACTATGAAGATCAGAGGCTGGCAGAGCAGAAAATGGCCCAGACTGGGAGAGGAGACTGTGAAAGGAAAAGCGAGCTCCCCTTGAAAGAGCTGGGCAAGGAGGAAACTAAACAGAAAAACATGCCATCGGCCACAATCTCAAAAGCTCCCTCTACTCCGGAGCCTAACAAAAACCATTCTAAACTAGGGCCATCAGTGCCTAATAAAACTGAGGAGACAGGTAAATCACAGCTTCTCTCCAGTCACCAGCAGCAGCTTCAGGCCGACAGCTTCAAAGCTAAGCAGATGGAAAACCACCAGCTTATTAAGGAGGCTGTAGAAATGAAGTCTGTCATGGACTCTATGAAGCAGACAGGTGTAGACCCAACCTCGAGATTTAAACAA gatccAGATTCAAGAACATGGCATCATTATGTATACCAGCCCAAATATCTGGATCAGCAAAAGTCAGAAGAACTTGATagagagaagaaattaaaagaggaTAGTCCAAGGAAAACTCCTAATAAAGAGAGTGGTGTGCCCAGCCTTCCTGTATCATTAACGAGCATTAAAGAGGAGCCCAAAGAGGCCAAGCGTCCTGATTCTCAATCAATGGAGGAGAGCAAGCTGAAAAATGATGATCGAAAGACTCCTGTGAACTGGAAGGACTCTCGGGGAACAAGAGTGGCTGTCTCCTCACCCATGAGTCAGCATCAGTCATACATACAGTACTTGCATGCTTATCCTTACCCACAGATGTACGACCCCAGCCATCCTGCATACCGGGCTGTTTCTCCCGTCCTAATGCACAGTTATCCTG GGGCCTATCTCTCTCCAGGATTTCATTATCCTGTTTATGGGAAGATGTCagggagagaagagacagagaaagtcaATACCAGCCCTAGCATCAACACAAAAACAACCACTGAATCTAAAGCACTGGATTTGCTCCAGCAGCATGCTAACCAATACCGCAGCAAGTCTCCTGCT CCTGTGGAAAAGGCTACAGCTGAGCGGGAACGGGAGGCGGAAAGGGAAAGGGATCGCCACTCCCCCTTCGGCCAGCGGCACCTGCacacgcatcaccacacccacGTTGGCATGGGTTACCCGCTAATCCCGGGTCAATATGACCCTTTTCAAG gCTTGACCTCTGCTGCCCTTGTTGCCTCACAGCAGGTGGCTGCCCAGGCATCTGCATCTGGAATGTTTCCTGGACAAAGAAG